A genomic segment from Euleptes europaea isolate rEulEur1 chromosome 15, rEulEur1.hap1, whole genome shotgun sequence encodes:
- the MYL1 gene encoding myosin light chain 1/3, skeletal muscle isoform, with amino-acid sequence MSFSADQIADFKEAFLLFDRTGESKITLSQVGDVIRALGQNPTNAEVKKILGNPSNEEMNAKKIGFDEFLPMMQAAANNKDQGSFEDFVEGLRVFDKEGNGTVMGAELRHVLATLGEKMKEEDVEELLKGQEDSNGCINYEAFVRHIMSV; translated from the exons ATG TCCTTCAGCGCTGATCAGATTGCTG ACTTCAAGGAGGCCTTCCTCCTCTTTGACAGGACCGGCGAAAGCAAGATCACCCTCAGCCAGGTCGGAGACGTCATCCGTGCTCTGGGACAGAACCCCACCAATGCCGAAGTCAAGAAAATCCTAGGGAACCCCAGCAACGAGG AGATGAATGCTAAGAAAATCGGGTTCGACGAGTTCCTGCCCATGATGCAGGCCGCTGCCAACAACAAGGACCAGGGGAGCTTTGAGGACTTCGTTGAGGGTCTGCGTGTCTTCGACAAGGAGGGCAACGGGACGGTGATGGGTGCTGAGCTCCGTCACGTGCTGGCCACCCTGG GTGAGAAGATGAAAGAAGAAGATGTAGAAGAACTGTTGAAAGGGCAGGAAGACTCCAACGGCTGCATCAATTATGAGG